One part of the Amphiprion ocellaris isolate individual 3 ecotype Okinawa chromosome 24, ASM2253959v1, whole genome shotgun sequence genome encodes these proteins:
- the vps16 gene encoding vacuolar protein sorting-associated protein 16 homolog: protein MAFITANWNPLGEAFYRKTELYEMCWNLRDGLRDSLVAAAPYGGPIALLREPLRRSPSSRPQLEIYSASGVGIASFPWKSGPVVQLGWTVSDELLCIQEDGSVLIYDLFGSFKRHFSMGQEVVQTQVLEAKVFHSPYGTGVAIVTGSSRFTLATNIDDLKLRRLPEVPGLQGKPSCWVVLTQDRQTKVLLSNGLDLYIVDNTSCTAVVPPGLSPQAGSVVHMSVSFSYKYLALFTDSGHLWTGTSNLQEKLSEVDTKKTTTPRQMVWCRRPKSQQPSVVLMWDRLLLVAGVCNDTIQFPLEDPCVLIGELDGVRIISSTNQELLQEVPLVCQDIFKIASMAPGALLLEAHREYEKLSQKADEYLREIKEQSMLGEAVKQCVEAAGHEYDTNTQKSLMRAASFGKCFLTDFSPDQFVSTCRELRVLNSVRESSVGLPLTHAQFKQMTVQVLIDRLVYRQFYPLAIEICRYLKIPDYQGVSRVLKHWASCKVQQKDLSDEAIARAVCVKVGDSPGVSYSDIAARAYECGRTELAIKLLDFEARSGEQVPLLLKMKRSQLALSKAVESGDTDLVYTVVSYLKNEMNRGDFFMTLRNQPVALSLYRQFCKLQEQETLKDLYNQDDDHQELANYYVTASYKEKRLESRLSLLQSAVDEYNKAKNEFAAKATEDEMRLLRFQRKLDDEKGAGLLGLSLQATMEALLALGLHKQAEQLYRDFRVPDKRYWWLKLKSLAEKEEWEELEKFSKSKKSPIGYLAFVEVCMKCNNKYEAKKYVSKVTPEQKVKAHLAVSDLEGAADAAIERRNEAEMGAVLSRCSASDRLVIDRLNRARAGAAKK, encoded by the exons ATGGCGTTCATCACGGCCAACTGGAACCCGCTGGGAGAAGCTTTCTACCG gAAGACGGAGCTGTATGAGATGTGTTGGAACCTCAGAGATGGACTCAGAGACAGTCTGGTGGCTGCAGCTCCTTATGGAGGACCCATag ctCTCCTCAGAGAACCTCTCAGACGTTCTCCCAGTTCTCGTCCTCAGTTGGAGATTTATTCTGCGTCTGGAGTCGGAATCGCCAGCTTCCCT tGGAAGAGTGGTCCAGTGGTCCAGCTGGGTTGGACGGTCAGTGATGAGCTGTTGTGTATTCAGGAGGACGGATCTGTTCTGATCTACGACCTGTTCGGGTCCTTCAAAAGACACTTCAGTATGGGACAG gaagtggtcCAGACTCAGGTGTTGGAGGCCAAGGTGTTCCACTCTCCTTATGGTACAGGAGTCGCCATAGTAACAGGCTCCTCCCGCTTCACCTTGGCAACCAACATTGATGACCTGAAGCTCCGCAGGTTACCTGAAGTCCCAG GTCTCCAGGGGAAGCCGTCCTGCTGGGTTGTCCTGACTCAGGACAGACAGACTAAAGTCCTACTGTCCAACGGTCTGGACCTCTATATCGTGGACAACACGTCCTGCACTGCTGTG GTCCCTCCAGGTCTCAGTCCTCAGGCTGGCAGTGTGGTCCACATGTCCGTGTCTTTCAGCTACAAGTACCTGGCCCTCTTCACCGACTCGGGACACCTGTGGACAGGTACCTCCAACCTGCAG GAGAAACTGAGTGAAGTGGACACCAAGAAGACGACAACGCCCAGACAGATGGTCTG GTGTCGCAGACCAAAGAGTCAGCAGCCGTCTGTGGTTCTGATGTGGGACAGACTGCTCCTGGTGGCCGGAGTTTGTAACGACACCATCCA GTTCCCCCTCGAGGATCCGTGTGTTCTGATTGGAGAACTGGACGGAGTTCGCATCATCAGCTCGACCAAtcaggagctgctgcaggaggtcCCTCTGGTCTGTCAGGACATCTTCAAGATCGCATCCATGGCTCCTGGAgctctgctgctggaggccCACCGGGAATACGag AAGCTGAGTCAAAAGGCTGATGAGTACCTGAGGGAGATCAAGGAGCAAAGCATGCTGGGAGAAGCAGTCAAACAGTGTGTGGAGGCGGCAGGTCACGAGTACGACACCAACACACAGAAATCCCTGATGAGG GCGGCGTCCTTCGGGAAGTGCTTCCTGACAGACTTCAGTCCCGACCAGTTTGTGTCAACCTGCAGAGAACTGCGTGTGCTGAACTCCGTCAGAGAGAGCAGCGTGGGGCTGCCGCTCACACACGCTCA ATTCAAACAGATGACTGTACAGGTGCTGATCGACAG gtTGGTGTATCGACAGTTTTATCCATTAGCGATTGAAATCTGTCGTTACCTGAAGATTCCTGATTACCAGGGAGTCAGCAGAGTCCTCAAACACTGGGCGTCATGCAAG GTGCAGCAGAAGGACCTATCAGACGAGGCCATTGCCCGGGCGGTGTGTGTGAAGGTGGGAGACTCACCTGGTGTCTCGTACTCTGACATCGCAGCCAGAGCATACGAATGTGGACGCACCGAGCTCGCCATCAAG CTGCTGGACTTCGAGGCCCGGTCTGGAGAGCAggttcctctgctgctgaagatgaagaggagtcAGCTGGCTCTCAGCAAGGCCGTGGAGAGCGGAGACACCGACCTGG tgtaCACGGTGGTGAGCTACCTGAAGAACGAGATGAACAGAGGAGATTTCTTCATGACTTTGAGGAACCAGCCAGTCGCCCTGAGCCTTTACAGACAG ttCTGTAAATTGCAGGAACAAGAAACTCTGAAGGATCTCTACAACCAGGACGACGACCATCAGGAGCTGGCTAACTATTACGTTACCGCCAGCTATAAAGAGAAG AGGTTAGAGAGCCGTCTGTCTCTCCTCCAGAGTGCTGTAGACGAGTACAACAAGGCCAAGAATGAGTTTGCTGCCAag GCCACCGAGGACGAGATGCGTCTCCTTCGCTTCCAACGTAAACTGGACGACGAGAAAGGGGCGGGGCTTCTGGGACTGTCTCTACAG GCCACCATGGAGGCTCTGCTGGCGTTGGGGCTTCACAAACAGGCCGAGCAGCTCTACAGAGACTTCAGAGTTCCTGACAAGAG GTATTGGTGGTTGAAGTTGAAGTCTCTGGCAGAGAAGGAGGAGTGGGAGGAGTTAGAAAAGTTCTCAAAGAGCAAGAAGTCTCCTATTGGCTACCTG GCCTTTGTTGAAGTCTGCATGAAGTGTAACAACAAGTATGAAGCCAAGAAGTACGTTTCCAAGGTGACGCCTGAGCAGAAGGTCAAAGCTCACCTGGCCGTCAG CGACCTGGAGGGGGCAGCAGACGCCGCCATTGAGCGCCGGAACGAGGCGGAGATGGGGGCGGTCCTCTCCAGATGCTCCGCCTCCGACCGCCTGGTGATTGACAGGTTGAACCGGGCCAGAGCCGGAGCTGCCAAAAAATGA
- the cavin2b gene encoding caveolae-associated protein 2b, with product MVTTETHESQDLLVPPKNQDQQDQDKDQQDQDQDQASSPLAGLELDKMNQGPVNAITVLTLLDKLVNMLDAVQENQHKMESHQVEMEGVVRGIQADMTKLSKSHSHTSNTVSKLLDKSRKLSVTMKEVRDRMERQGVQVKKLEANHAHLIARNNFKVLIFQEENEIPSTVFVKDPPPFPRDEILEEGEGTVEGNSSQEGGLQTIDLSSDEDVGLEAELEEEEVWPHDLENMEKSRAEKLKRSSLKKVDSLKKAFSRQNIEKKMTKIGTKIVSAEQREKIKQKTSSLKVSPLSFSIRKPRSSSDSQPPEGSTPTQEPLTTEADIQLSPLDSSGPDVPFTEVHAQLAPAEQQEEELREEEEVKEVEGKEEVEVEVKEEVEEVEEEVPVVLEADVSVVSEGVPEQYALSSTLPQEEKEDES from the exons ATGGTGACCACTGAGACCCACGAGAGCCAGGACCTGCTGGTCCCCCCCAAGAACCAGGACCAGCAGGACCAGGACAAGGATCAGCAggatcaggaccaggaccaggcctcctcccctctggcaggcctGGAGCTGGATAAGATGAACCAGGGTCCCGTCAACGCCATCACGGTTCTAACGCTGCTGGACAAACTGGTCAACATGCTGGACGCAGTGCAGGAGAACCAGCACAAGATGGAG AGCCACCAGGTGGAGATGGAGGGCGTGGTCAGAGGGATCCAGGCTGATATGACCAAACTATCTAAGAGTCACAGTCACACGTCCAACACCGTCAGTAAGCTGCTGGACAAGAGCCGCAAGCTGTCGGTCACCATGAAGGAG GTCCGTGATAGGATGGAGCGTCAGGGCGTCCAGGTGAAGAAGCTGGAGGCAAACCACGCCCACCTGATCGCCAGGAACAActtcaaagtcctcatcttccaG GAGGAGAATGAGATTCCCTCCACGGTGTTCGTGAAGGATCCTCCTCCATTCCCTCGTGATGAGATCCTGGAGGAAGGCGAGGGAACCGTCGAGGGCAACAGTTCCCAGGAGGGCGGGCTGCAGACCATCGACCTATCATCTGACGAGGATGTCGGCCTGGAGGCGGAgctagaggaggaggaggtgtggcCTCACGatctggagaacatggagaagtCCAGAGCTGAGAAACTGAAACGATCGAGCCTGAAGAAA GTGGACAGTCTGAAGAAGGCGTTCTCCAGGCAGAACATTGAGAAGAAGATGACAAAGATCGGAACGAAGATCGTTTCAGCGGAACAACGAGAGAAGATCAAACAGAAGACCTCCAGCCTGAAGGTTTCTCCACTGAGCTTTAGCATCAGGAAG CCTCGCAGCAGCTCTGACTCTCAGCCTCCAGAGGGCTCCACTCCGACCCAGGAACCGCTCACCACTGAGGCCGACATCCAGCTCTCTCCTCTGGACAGCAGCGGCCCGGACGTCCCCTTCACAGAGGTCCATGCCCAGCTGGCCCCGgctgagcagcaggaggaggagctgagggaggaggaggaggtcaaaGAGGTGGAGGGGAaggaagaggtggaggtggaggtgaaggaggaagtggaggaggtggaggaggaggtgccGGTGGTTCTGGAGGCTGATGTGTCGGTGGTTTCTGAGGGGGTTCCTGAGCAGTACGCTCTGTCCTCCACCCTCCctcaggaggagaaggaggatgaaTCCTAA